ACATTGGCCACCGAATCGACCAGCTTGAGCGGTGAGTACAGCGGCGGTCCTGCGGCCACCTTGTCCACCAGGTCGTCCCATTGCGTCTGGCCGGCCACCGCGTCCTGCACCTTGGCGGTATGCCCGGCGAACAGCGGAATGAGAATTCCGGGCGCCGCATCGACGCGATACTCGCGAACCATCAAGTGCGCGGCGAGGTCTCGAGCCGTCCAGCCTTCACACAAGGTCGGCGCGTCTGGTCCGACGTCACGCAGGGCGGCGACGAGGGCGGCACGTTCACGCTGGGCTACGGACATCTTGATCAGGCTACGCCCAGACCGACGTTTCGCAGAAAAAGATCGAGTGGATCGCTGTGCAACGTCGATCTCGGCGAACGGCGTCACTCCGACTTCGGTAGCCGGACCTCGAACCGGGCCCCGTTCGCGGTGTTGTGCGCCGACAGCGTGCCGTGGTGTGCATGCACCAACCCGGCCGCGATCGCCAAACCTAGGCCGGAGCCGCTGGGCAGCGATGAATCCTCACGCGGCACACGACCATTCGACCCGCGATAGGCGACGTCGAACACCCGCGGCAGGTCCGTCTCGTCGATGCCGACGCCGGTGTCGTCCACCCGGGCCCACGCTCCGCCCGCGTCGCTGCCGAGCGCCAATGTCACCGCCCCACCGGACGGGGTGTGGGCAATCGCATTCGCCACCAGATTGGACAGCACCCGCACCAGCGCCCGATCACTGCCGATCACCCGGACCGGGTCGGCCGGTACCGACGCGGTCAGGTGCACCCCGGCCCGCTCCGCGGCGATCTTGTGGGCCGCGATCACGTCGTCGACGACCTCGTCGAGGGCCACCTTTTCGTATGGCGCGTGGACCGCTCCGGCGTTGATCTTCGACATCTCGAACAGATCGTCGACCATCTCGGAGAGCCGAACCGATTCGTGTTCAATGTGTTTGGCCTGCACCCGCACCTCGTCGTCGCTGACCACCCCGTCGGCGATCGCTTCGGCCAGTGCGCGGATACCGGCCAGCGGCGTGCGCAGGTCATGGCTGACGAACGCCACCAACCGGCGTCTGGACTGTTCGGCCATCCGTTCGGCGTCGTGAATCTCCCTCTCCCACACCGTCCGGCGGGCCTGATAGCGGGCCAGCATCACCGCCGCGGGAAGTGTCACGATCGCCACGATCAGCAGCACGACGGCGATCGGCGCGAACGTGCTGGTGATCATGAAGCGGCTGGCGCCCAGCACGCCGGTCAGGGTCGCCAGCGTCGGGATCAACACCAGGGCCGCCATCGTGACCGTCATCGACCAGGACCGGGCCAGCCGGATCACCAACGCGCCCAACAGGACTACGGGCAGCGAGCAGGCCAGCGCAAGTACCGCGATCTGGGCCAGATCATGCGGTGGCACGGTCACCGCCGCCGGCTTCACCGCGCCACAGGTACCCACGGCCCCAGACCGTTTGTACGCGGTGATGATCGCCGAGCTTGGACCGCAAGCGCTTGACGTGCACGGTGACCGTCGACAGGTCACCGAAGTCCCAATGCCACACCTGTTGCAGCAACTCCTCGCGGGAGAAGACGGTGTCGGTGTGCGTCAGGAAGAACAGCAGCAGATCGAATTCGCGGTTGGTCAACCCCACCGGCTTGCCGTCGATCTGCACGGCACGCGCCGCGGTCGACACCGTCAGGTCACCGACGGTCATCTCCAGCGGGAGCGCAGATGCGGGGGCCGGCGCGCGCCGCAGCACCGAACGCACCCGCAGTGCCAGCTCGCGCGGGCTGAACGGCTTGGTCAGGTAGTCGTCGGCGCCGGCTTCCAGCCCCGCGATGCGGTCTTCCTCCTCGCCGAGCGCGGTCAGCAGGATCACCGGAATACTGAAGTCGCCCTGCTGCCGCAGGGTCCTACACAGCGACAGACCGTTGGGTCCGGGCATCATCACGTCCAGCACCGCCACGTCGATCCGCTGGGTTCCCAGCACCCGCAGCGCCTCGCTTCCGTCGCCTGCCACCGCCACTTCGAGGCCGTCGCGTTCGAGGTATCGGCGCACCACGTCACGGACGACGGTGTCGTCGTCGGCGATGAGCACACGTGCGGGCATAGGAAAAGGTTAGCCAACAGCAGCCTTCACCTGCAGCAACGTCACGATTTTGTCATTCCCTCACGCGCAGATTCGGCAATGCTCGCCTAGGTTGGCTCCTATGCCCGACTGTCCGGTCACGGTGGTGCTGCCCTGCCTCAACGAAGCGGATTCGCTGCCCACCGTGTTGACCGCCATGCCGGCCGGTTATCGCGTGCTGGTCGTGGACAACAACAGCACCGACGGCACCGCGCAGGTCGCTGAGCAGCACGGCGCGGACGTGGTCCACGAGGCCCGGCCGGGCTACGGATCCGCCGTTCACGCCGGGGTGCTGGCGGCGACGACGCCCATCGTCGCGGTGCTCGACGGCGACGGTTCGCTGGACCCTGCCGATCTGCCGCGGCTGGTCGCCGCGCTGGAGGACGGGGCCGACATGGTGACCGGCCGGCGCCGTCCGCTGCCCGGGGTGACATGGCCCTGGCATGCCCGTTTGGGTACCGCGGCGGTGTGTTGGCGGTTGCGGACCCGGCATCGGCTGCCGGTCCACGACATCGCGCCGATGCGGGTGGCCAAGCGTGACGCGTTGCTGACGCTCGGGGTTGTCGACCGCCGTTCGGGGTATCCGCTCGAATTACTGGTCCGTGCCGCTGCCGCGGGATGGCGAGTAGTGGAGGTCGACGTCGACTACGGCCCGCGGGTCGGCGGCAAATCGAAGGTCAGTGGGTCGGTGCGAGGAAGCTTCACCGCCGCCGTCGATTTCTGGAAGGTCATTTCGTGACACCGAGCCCGGGACCGTTTCCGGTCACCATGCTGGTGGTGGCCAAAGCGCCGATACCCGGGCTCGCCAAAACTCGACTGGCCGTCACGGTGGGGGACGGGGCCGCCGCCGATATCGCCGCCGCCGCGCTGCTGGACACCCTCGACGCGGTGGCCGCGACCCCGGTCACGCATCGGGTGGTCGCGATGACCGGCGACCTGGAGCAGGCCTGCCGGGCCGGCGAAATACATGATCGGCTTGCCGACTTCACCGTGATCGCGCAACGCGGTGACGGCTTCGCCGACCGGCTGGCCAATGCGCACTCCGACGCCGCGATGGTCCGGCAGCCGGTCCTGCAGATCGGGATGGACACCCCGCAGGTGAGCGCGCAGCTTCTCACCGGCTGCGCCCGCCGGCTGCTGGAGGTTCCGGCCGTCCTCGGGATGGCGCGCGACGGCGGCTGGTGGGTGCTGGGGGTGGCCGACGGCGCGAGCGCCGAGTGTCTGCGCGGTGTGCCGATGTCGCAGTCCGACACCGGCGCTGTAACGCTTGCCGCGCTGGAGCACACCGGTATTCCCGTGACCCTCGTCGAAGAATTGCACGACGTCGACACCGTCGACGACATCCCTGTCGTCCGCGCTGCCTGCTCGTCCACGAGCCGGTTCGCCCAAGTCACCCGAGGACTGTGAATGCTGGGACAGCTGTACGACGACGCCCTCGACGGCGAGCGATGTTGGTTGCGCCACGGTGACGGTCGTCGTCACCCGCTTCCGGTGCGCAGCTGGTTGGGGGGTCAGGATGCCGACAGTGAGTTCGACGCGGCCATCGTGGCGCTGTGCGATGGTCCGACGATCGACTTGGGTTGCGGCCCAGGACGTTTGGTTGCGGATCTGATCCAGCGCGGCATTCCTGCCCTTGGTGTCGATCAGTCGCCGACGGCGGTCCGGCTGGCGCGGCGTAGCGGGGCACCGGCATTGCTGCGCGACGTATTCGAGCCGCTGCCCGGAATGGGCCGCTGGCAAACGGTCCTGCTCGCAGACGGGAACATCGGCCTCGCAGGTGATCCGCGCCGGGTCCTTCGCCGCGCCGCTGAACTGCTGCGGGCCGGCGGTCGTTGCGTGGCCGAATTCGATCCGGGGACGGTCGGGGTGCGAACCGGCTGGGTGCGGCTGGAGTCGTCACGCGACATCGGCCCCTGGTTCAAGTGGGCCTCGGTGGGTGTGGACTGCGCGGCCGCGCTGGCCGAAGAAGTCGGGTTGGCGTTGGTCGGGATTCACCCGATCGGCGGGCGTGTGGTGGCTACACTCACGCTGACGTGACGCCGCAGATGGGATCCACCACGAAGGCCACCGGCTTGCGTGGTACAGCAGTGACGGCTCGGGTCGGGGTCGCCCTCGGTGTCGCCGTGGCCGTCTGCTTCGTCACGGGATTGATCAGTCACTTCATCCAGCATCCGCAGCCGTGGTTCTTCTGGCCGACGCGCCCGGTCTGGCTGTATCAGCTGACCCAGGGCCTGCACGTGATCTCGGGCATCGCCGCGATCCCGCTGCTGCTGGTCAAGCTGTGGTCGGTGTACCCCAAGCTGTTCGAACGGCCGATCGTCGGCGGGCTGACCCGCCAGATCGAGCGAGCGTCGATTCTGGTCCTGGTGGGGTCGATGATCTTTCAGCTGTCCACGGGCGTCATGAACATCGCGCAGTGGTATGCGTTCGAGTTCTTCTTCACCACCACCCATTACGCGATGGCCTACGTCGCGGCCGGCGCGGTTCTGGTGCACATCGGTGTGAAACTGCCGGTGATCCGCCGGGCCCTCGGTGAG
This is a stretch of genomic DNA from Mycobacterium sp. ELW1. It encodes these proteins:
- a CDS encoding DUF2064 domain-containing protein — protein: MLVVAKAPIPGLAKTRLAVTVGDGAAADIAAAALLDTLDAVAATPVTHRVVAMTGDLEQACRAGEIHDRLADFTVIAQRGDGFADRLANAHSDAAMVRQPVLQIGMDTPQVSAQLLTGCARRLLEVPAVLGMARDGGWWVLGVADGASAECLRGVPMSQSDTGAVTLAALEHTGIPVTLVEELHDVDTVDDIPVVRAACSSTSRFAQVTRGL
- a CDS encoding HAMP domain-containing sensor histidine kinase, producing the protein MPPHDLAQIAVLALACSLPVVLLGALVIRLARSWSMTVTMAALVLIPTLATLTGVLGASRFMITSTFAPIAVVLLIVAIVTLPAAVMLARYQARRTVWEREIHDAERMAEQSRRRLVAFVSHDLRTPLAGIRALAEAIADGVVSDDEVRVQAKHIEHESVRLSEMVDDLFEMSKINAGAVHAPYEKVALDEVVDDVIAAHKIAAERAGVHLTASVPADPVRVIGSDRALVRVLSNLVANAIAHTPSGGAVTLALGSDAGGAWARVDDTGVGIDETDLPRVFDVAYRGSNGRVPREDSSLPSGSGLGLAIAAGLVHAHHGTLSAHNTANGARFEVRLPKSE
- a CDS encoding methyltransferase domain-containing protein, producing the protein MLGQLYDDALDGERCWLRHGDGRRHPLPVRSWLGGQDADSEFDAAIVALCDGPTIDLGCGPGRLVADLIQRGIPALGVDQSPTAVRLARRSGAPALLRDVFEPLPGMGRWQTVLLADGNIGLAGDPRRVLRRAAELLRAGGRCVAEFDPGTVGVRTGWVRLESSRDIGPWFKWASVGVDCAAALAEEVGLALVGIHPIGGRVVATLTLT
- a CDS encoding response regulator transcription factor, with the protein product MPARVLIADDDTVVRDVVRRYLERDGLEVAVAGDGSEALRVLGTQRIDVAVLDVMMPGPNGLSLCRTLRQQGDFSIPVILLTALGEEEDRIAGLEAGADDYLTKPFSPRELALRVRSVLRRAPAPASALPLEMTVGDLTVSTAARAVQIDGKPVGLTNREFDLLLFFLTHTDTVFSREELLQQVWHWDFGDLSTVTVHVKRLRSKLGDHHRVQTVWGRGYLWRGEAGGGDRATA
- a CDS encoding glycosyltransferase family 2 protein, with the translated sequence MPDCPVTVVLPCLNEADSLPTVLTAMPAGYRVLVVDNNSTDGTAQVAEQHGADVVHEARPGYGSAVHAGVLAATTPIVAVLDGDGSLDPADLPRLVAALEDGADMVTGRRRPLPGVTWPWHARLGTAAVCWRLRTRHRLPVHDIAPMRVAKRDALLTLGVVDRRSGYPLELLVRAAAAGWRVVEVDVDYGPRVGGKSKVSGSVRGSFTAAVDFWKVIS